From the genome of Desmodus rotundus isolate HL8 chromosome 2, HLdesRot8A.1, whole genome shotgun sequence, one region includes:
- the SUMO1 gene encoding small ubiquitin-related modifier 1: MSDQEAKPSTEDLGDKKEGEYIKLKVIGQDSSEIHFKVKMTTHLKKLKESYCQRQGVPMNSLRFLFEGQRIADNHTPKELGMEEEDVIEVYQEQTGGHSAV, from the exons gaggcAAAACCTTCAACTGAGGACTTGGGTGATAAGAAGGAAGGAGAATACATTAAACTCAAAGTTATTGGACAG GATAGCAGTGAGATTCACTTCAAAGTGAAAATGACAACACATCTCAAGAAACTCAAAGAATCGTATTGTCAAAGACAG gGAGTTCCAATGAATTCACTCAGGTTTCTCTTTGAAGGTCAGAGAATTGCTGATAATCACACTCCAAAAGAA ctgggaatggaggaagaagatGTGATTGAAGTTTATCAGGAACAAACAGGGGGTCATTCAGCGGTTtag